The Aquincola tertiaricarbonis genomic sequence GGTCCACCAGCAGGTCCAGCTCGGCCAGCAGCTCGCGGTCGATCTCCTTGAGCCGCGCCACGTTCAGCAGCACCAGGTCGCGGCCTTCGGCAGGCAGCGCATCGATCACGCCGCCAGCCATCGCGCTCGGCAGGAAGGCCAGGAACACGGCCTGCATGCGCACATGCTCGTTGGCGATCTGGTCGGCCAGCCACTTGGGCGTGGCCCATTGCAGGCGGGCCATCTTGGGGCGGATGGCATCGCCGTAGATGCTGTTGAGCACGCTGCTCGCAATCTCGCGGCCCAGCGCCAGGTCCAGCGAGCGCTGCAGGTAGCTGCGCGAGGCACCGTGCACGCCGCTCTGCTCGCGGTAGTCCTCGAAGAAGTGCTGGATCGAGGTCTTCACCGATTCGACCTTGATGCCGCTCATGCGCGACATCACCTGGGTGACCTCCAGCAGCTCTTCGCGCGACAGACAGCGCAGCACGGCCGCAGCCGGCTCTTCACCCATGCTCAGCAGCACGATCGCGGCCTGCTCCACCGGGCTCAGCCCGGCGCCTTCAAGCTGGTTGCTCTGCTCGCTCATTCTTCTGCACCCACTGTTTGACGACTTCGGCGACCCGTTCCGGCTCCTTGCCGGCCAGGACCTTCAGGTGATCGACCAGCACGTCCACCGGCGAGCCCGGGGGCGGCAGGTCGTAGTTCTCCAGCAGCGGCCGCACCGACATGTCGCCCGGCTGCGCACCGGCGGCGGCCATCGCGGCGGCGGTGGCGGCGATCTGCGCCGCGCCCGGCAGCACCGCGTCGGCGCCCGGCTTGGGCAGCGCGGCCACGGCGGGGTTGGAACCCAGTGCGGACGGGCGGTCGATGGTGGCGGCCTGCGGCGCCGGCGGGATCGGGGTCAGCGGTGTGACGCTGGAAGCGCCGTAGCGGTTCTGCATCAGCTTCATCAGCGGCCGCACGATCAGCAGGAAGCCCAGCAGCGCGGCCACGGCGTAGCCCACGTAGCCGGTGATGTCGACGATGTTGTCGCGCTGCTGCCACCAGGGCTCGGGCGCTGGCCGGGCCGGGAAGGGCATGGCCGAAACGACCAGCGTGTCGCCGCGCTCGTTGCTGATGCCCAGGCCGCTGCGCAGCATCTTCTCGACGCCGGCGATTTCCTCGTTGGTCCAGCTGCCCTTGCCGCTGGGCGCGGCCGAGGCGTTGAGCACCACCGCGACGTTCAGCTTGGCCAGGCGGCCGCGGCTGCGCTTGATCTGGGTGATGTTGCGGTCGTAGGCGTACTGGCGGGTGGTGGCGTTCTTGCTCGCGGTGCCGGCGTCGGCCGGCTGCGAGGCGGCCACCGCCACCGGGCGGTTGCTCAGCGAGCCGGGCACGCCCACGGCCACGCCGTCGCGGTCCATCTCCTGGCGCATCGCCTCGTTGGTCACCTTGGGCGTGGCGCCATAGGTCTCGTGCGTTTCCTGCACCCGGTCGTTGTCCACCTGGGCGGTGACGCTGGTCTTGTAGTTGTCCTCGCCCAGCACCGGCGACAGCAGGTCGCGCACGTTGCGGCGGGCTTCTTCGGTGTAGCGCTTGGCGGCGTCGCTCACCTGGGCGGTGCCGTCCATCGCGTCGGCCAGGTCGATGCGGGCCGACAGCAGGTTGCCGGCCTGGTCCACCAGACTCACGCGGCTGGGTTCCAGGCTGGCCACGCTGCCGGCCACCAGGTTGATGGCGGCGGCGATCTGTTCATGGCTGAGGGTGCGGCCGGGCTTGAGCTGCACCATCACCGAAGCCGAGCTCTTCTCGCCATCGCTCACCACGAACGACGACGACTTGGCGATTGACAGGTGCACCCGGGCCGAG encodes the following:
- a CDS encoding flagellar motor switch protein FliG, with translation MSEQSNQLEGAGLSPVEQAAIVLLSMGEEPAAAVLRCLSREELLEVTQVMSRMSGIKVESVKTSIQHFFEDYREQSGVHGASRSYLQRSLDLALGREIASSVLNSIYGDAIRPKMARLQWATPKWLADQIANEHVRMQAVFLAFLPSAMAGGVIDALPAEGRDLVLLNVARLKEIDRELLAELDLLVDRCLDTLSTQSTSVEGIRQAAEILNRLPGNRQQMVELLRAHDPEVMQELEISMYDFGVLGRQSEPNLLKIIEAVPLEQWAIALKGAEQAVRDAILQTMPKRQAQAFEDTMRRSGPVPLSRVEQTRQEIMAQVKQLVDDGEIEIQLFAEATVE
- the fliF gene encoding flagellar basal-body MS-ring/collar protein FliF, producing the protein MISTLKPALSRLRPAGGLPPGLVKSLGPIITLAVGVTLAVLMFLWRDQSGYKAVFGAREKVPAAEMMAVLDAEGVRYRVHPDSGQVLVPEAQLGKVRMLLAAKGVTAKLPSGLELMDKNDPLGVSQFVQDVRFRRGLEGELAQSIMTFDAVDSARVHLSIAKSSSFVVSDGEKSSASVMVQLKPGRTLSHEQIAAAINLVAGSVASLEPSRVSLVDQAGNLLSARIDLADAMDGTAQVSDAAKRYTEEARRNVRDLLSPVLGEDNYKTSVTAQVDNDRVQETHETYGATPKVTNEAMRQEMDRDGVAVGVPGSLSNRPVAVAASQPADAGTASKNATTRQYAYDRNITQIKRSRGRLAKLNVAVVLNASAAPSGKGSWTNEEIAGVEKMLRSGLGISNERGDTLVVSAMPFPARPAPEPWWQQRDNIVDITGYVGYAVAALLGFLLIVRPLMKLMQNRYGASSVTPLTPIPPAPQAATIDRPSALGSNPAVAALPKPGADAVLPGAAQIAATAAAMAAAGAQPGDMSVRPLLENYDLPPPGSPVDVLVDHLKVLAGKEPERVAEVVKQWVQKNERAEQPA